The following are encoded together in the Pedobacter sp. D749 genome:
- a CDS encoding efflux RND transporter permease subunit — MFSKFIQRPVLSIVISLIIVFLGVLAISYLPVTQFPSISPPKVNITAEYPGANNELLIKSVVIPLERALNGVPGMKYIASDAGNDGEASIQVVFNLGTDPNQASLNVQNRVAAVTNKLPPLVVREGVKITREESNMLMYINLYSKDPKMNQNFLYNYADINLLSELKRVDGVGFADILGDRDYAMRIWLKPDRMQAYKISVDDVMKSLDEQSLEASPGKTGESSGKRSQAFEYVLKYSGRFNTKEGYENIVVRATPNGELLRLKDIADVDFSASAYNLYSTLNGKASAAIVLKQSYGSNASQVIKDVKAKMAEIKSASFPKGVDYEISYDVSKFLDASIEKVIHTLVEAFILVGLVVFLFLGDWRSTLIPAIAVPVSLIGTFVFMQFFGITLNLITLFALVLAIGVVVDDAIVVIEAVHAKMEHDRHLSVLKATQQAMKEIGGAIIAITFLMASVFIPVAFMSGPVGIFYRQFSITMATAIILSGIVALTLTPALCAIMLKNNHGSTKKKTIIDRFLDGFNNGFNKLSGKYELVLSKVVSRRILTFGILVAFCLGVWGLSGSVPSGFIPNEDQGMVYAIIQTPPGSTLERTDQIAEKLQRMCEDIDGVKSVSSLAGYEILTEGTGSNSGTCLINLKDWSERKHSAAEIIEELEEKSKSIPGATIEFFQPPAVPGYGAAGGFELRLLDKAGSGDYKKMETVAKDFVRELNKRKELSSVFTFYSASFPQYMLDVDNDIAQQKGVSIDNAMNTLSTFVGSNYETSFIKYDHQYKVIVQALPQYRALPEDILKLSVKNDRDEMVPFSAFIKMRKVYGLSEITRHNMYNASEISGQSAPGYSSGEAIKAITEVAKKTLPRGFGIDWAGISKDEVSRGNEAIYIFLICLGFVYLVLAAQYESFILPLSVILSLPAGIFGAFLFLKLLGLENNIYAQVAMVMLIGLLGKNAVLIVEFATQRQSQGATVLKAAMEGASVRFRPILMTSFAFIAGLIPLMIATGPGKIGNRTIGSAAAGGMLFGTIFGVIVIPGLYYIFGTIAAKHKLIKIEEEHPLTEEIENNV; from the coding sequence ATGTTTAGTAAATTCATACAAAGGCCCGTCCTTTCTATCGTAATATCGCTTATTATTGTGTTTCTCGGGGTGCTGGCCATCAGTTACCTGCCGGTAACACAATTCCCATCCATTTCACCGCCTAAAGTAAATATTACGGCAGAGTACCCTGGAGCAAACAACGAATTGTTGATTAAATCGGTGGTTATTCCGCTAGAGCGTGCACTTAACGGCGTACCGGGAATGAAATATATTGCTTCTGATGCAGGTAACGATGGTGAGGCATCAATCCAGGTGGTATTTAACCTGGGTACCGATCCCAATCAGGCTTCGCTTAACGTACAGAACCGTGTAGCGGCCGTTACCAATAAACTTCCACCTTTAGTGGTTCGCGAAGGGGTTAAAATTACCCGTGAAGAGTCGAACATGTTGATGTATATCAACTTGTACAGTAAAGACCCTAAAATGAACCAAAACTTCCTGTATAACTATGCCGATATCAACTTGCTTTCGGAGCTAAAAAGGGTTGATGGTGTAGGTTTTGCCGATATTTTGGGAGATAGGGATTATGCCATGCGTATCTGGTTAAAACCAGACCGTATGCAGGCCTATAAAATTTCTGTAGATGACGTAATGAAGTCGCTTGACGAACAGAGTTTAGAAGCCTCTCCAGGTAAAACAGGAGAGAGTTCGGGTAAACGTTCGCAGGCTTTTGAATATGTGTTAAAATATTCAGGTCGTTTTAATACCAAAGAAGGATATGAAAACATCGTGGTAAGGGCAACTCCTAATGGAGAATTGCTTCGCTTAAAAGATATCGCTGATGTAGATTTTAGTGCTTCTGCTTACAATTTATACTCTACCTTAAACGGTAAGGCATCTGCTGCGATCGTTTTAAAGCAATCTTATGGCAGTAACGCTAGTCAGGTTATTAAAGATGTTAAGGCTAAAATGGCCGAGATTAAATCGGCTTCATTTCCTAAAGGCGTAGATTACGAAATCAGTTACGACGTTTCCAAATTCCTGGACGCATCTATCGAAAAGGTAATCCACACTTTGGTAGAGGCTTTTATCCTGGTGGGTTTAGTGGTATTCTTATTCCTTGGCGATTGGCGTTCAACGCTTATTCCAGCCATTGCTGTACCGGTATCCTTAATCGGAACCTTTGTGTTTATGCAGTTCTTCGGCATTACACTCAACTTAATTACCCTATTTGCTTTAGTATTGGCCATTGGGGTAGTGGTTGATGATGCGATTGTGGTAATTGAGGCGGTGCATGCCAAAATGGAGCACGACAGGCACCTTTCGGTACTCAAAGCTACACAGCAGGCCATGAAAGAGATTGGCGGAGCAATTATTGCGATTACCTTCCTGATGGCATCGGTATTTATTCCTGTAGCATTTATGTCTGGTCCGGTGGGTATTTTCTACCGTCAGTTCTCCATTACCATGGCAACGGCAATCATTCTTTCGGGTATTGTGGCGTTAACGCTTACACCGGCATTATGTGCCATTATGTTGAAGAACAATCACGGTTCAACCAAAAAGAAAACCATTATCGACCGTTTCCTTGATGGTTTTAATAATGGTTTTAACAAACTGTCTGGTAAATATGAACTGGTATTGAGCAAAGTAGTAAGCCGCAGGATATTAACCTTTGGTATATTAGTTGCCTTTTGTTTGGGTGTTTGGGGATTAAGTGGAAGTGTACCATCAGGATTTATTCCTAACGAAGATCAGGGGATGGTGTATGCCATTATCCAGACGCCTCCTGGGTCTACTTTGGAGCGTACCGACCAGATTGCTGAGAAACTGCAAAGAATGTGTGAAGACATTGACGGTGTAAAATCAGTTTCATCATTGGCAGGATATGAAATCCTTACGGAAGGTACAGGATCTAACTCGGGTACCTGTTTAATTAACCTGAAAGATTGGAGCGAACGTAAACATTCTGCAGCAGAAATTATTGAAGAGCTTGAAGAGAAATCAAAATCTATCCCTGGTGCAACCATCGAATTTTTCCAGCCACCAGCAGTTCCGGGTTATGGTGCCGCAGGCGGTTTCGAGCTTCGATTATTAGATAAAGCAGGTAGTGGCGATTACAAAAAAATGGAAACCGTTGCCAAAGATTTTGTACGCGAGCTGAATAAACGTAAAGAGCTTTCATCCGTATTTACTTTCTATAGCGCAAGTTTCCCGCAATACATGCTGGATGTTGATAACGACATTGCGCAACAAAAAGGAGTAAGTATTGATAATGCGATGAATACCCTGTCAACATTTGTAGGGAGTAATTACGAAACCAGCTTTATTAAATATGACCACCAGTATAAAGTAATCGTACAGGCCTTGCCTCAATACAGGGCTTTACCAGAGGATATCTTAAAACTGTCGGTTAAAAATGACCGCGATGAGATGGTGCCTTTTTCAGCCTTCATTAAAATGCGTAAAGTTTATGGTTTATCGGAGATTACCAGACACAATATGTATAATGCTTCAGAGATCAGCGGACAATCTGCTCCAGGTTATAGCTCAGGTGAGGCCATTAAAGCCATTACTGAAGTAGCCAAGAAAACTCTGCCAAGGGGATTTGGAATCGATTGGGCAGGTATTTCTAAAGATGAGGTATCAAGAGGCAACGAGGCCATTTATATTTTCCTGATCTGTTTAGGATTCGTGTACCTGGTGTTGGCCGCACAGTATGAAAGTTTCATTTTACCACTTTCGGTAATCCTCTCTCTACCGGCCGGTATTTTTGGCGCATTCCTCTTCCTTAAATTATTGGGACTGGAAAACAACATTTATGCACAGGTGGCCATGGTAATGTTAATCGGTTTACTGGGTAAAAATGCGGTGCTGATTGTGGAGTTTGCTACGCAGCGCCAAAGTCAGGGGGCAACAGTGCTTAAAGCGGCCATGGAAGGTGCAAGTGTGCGTTTCCGTCCGATTTTAATGACCTCTTTTGCCTTTATCGCAGGTTTGATCCCTTTAATGATTGCAACAGGACCGGGTAAGATCGGTAACCGTACCATTGGTTCGGCTGCTGCGGGTGGTATGCTTTTCGGTACCATTTTCGGCGTAATTGTGATCCCTGGGTTATATTATATATTCGGAACAATTGCAGCTAAACACAAGCTCATCAAAATTGAAGAAGAACATCCGTTAACTGAAGAAATTGAGAATAATGTTTAA
- a CDS encoding TolC family protein — protein sequence MFKNNLYKGLGLVLICAAYTACKLPEVAQRAENKNVPVSFNGSQDTVSTAGIQWRNFFTDPNLINLIDTALKNNQELNITLQDIEIAKNEIKARKGELLPSVTYGAGAGFDKVGRYTSSGAGDASTEITPGKGVPEVLPDYHFGLQANWEADIWHKLRNSKKAAISHYLSTVEGKNFVITNLIAEVANSYYELLAADNQLETVKKNIELQRNALELMKIQKQASRVNELAVRKFEAEVLSSKSLEFDIQQNITETENKINFLLGRYPQPIVRDKSNFTDLVPPTVQTGLPSQLLANRPDIKQAEYELAAAKLDVKVAKAQFYPSLGISAAIGYQAFNPSYLLRTPESLIYSLAGDLAGPLINKNAIKAEYLTANAKQLQAVFDYEKTILNGYIEVANQLSKISNLQKSYDLKSKQVAALTQSIDISNDLFKSARADYFEVLMTQRDALQSKLELIETKKQQLNAVVDIYHALGGGWR from the coding sequence ATGTTTAAGAATAATCTTTATAAAGGCCTTGGATTGGTGTTAATATGCGCAGCATATACCGCCTGTAAGCTACCGGAAGTAGCCCAACGTGCCGAAAATAAAAATGTACCTGTGAGCTTTAATGGCTCACAGGATACAGTAAGTACAGCTGGTATTCAATGGCGTAACTTTTTTACAGATCCTAACCTTATCAACCTGATTGATACCGCACTTAAAAATAACCAGGAGCTGAATATTACGCTTCAGGATATTGAAATTGCCAAAAATGAAATCAAGGCCAGAAAAGGAGAACTTTTACCAAGCGTAACCTATGGCGCTGGTGCCGGATTTGATAAAGTGGGCCGTTACACCAGTTCGGGTGCCGGCGATGCTTCTACAGAAATTACGCCAGGCAAAGGTGTGCCAGAAGTACTGCCTGATTATCACTTCGGTTTACAGGCCAATTGGGAAGCGGATATCTGGCATAAACTGCGCAATTCGAAAAAAGCTGCTATTAGTCATTATTTATCAACGGTTGAGGGCAAAAACTTTGTGATTACCAATTTAATAGCCGAAGTAGCCAATTCATATTATGAGTTATTAGCGGCCGATAACCAGTTAGAAACGGTAAAAAAGAATATTGAGTTACAGCGCAATGCTTTGGAATTGATGAAAATCCAAAAACAGGCTTCAAGGGTTAACGAACTTGCTGTACGTAAATTTGAAGCAGAGGTATTAAGTTCAAAAAGTTTAGAATTTGATATTCAGCAGAACATAACCGAAACAGAGAATAAAATTAACTTCCTGTTGGGGCGTTACCCTCAACCGATAGTCAGAGACAAATCTAATTTTACAGATCTGGTTCCGCCAACTGTACAAACAGGTTTACCTTCACAGTTATTGGCTAACCGTCCGGATATTAAACAGGCGGAGTATGAACTAGCCGCTGCTAAATTAGATGTTAAAGTAGCTAAAGCACAGTTTTATCCATCATTGGGTATTTCCGCTGCAATTGGTTATCAGGCTTTTAATCCTTCATATTTATTAAGAACACCAGAATCTTTAATTTATTCTTTAGCGGGAGATTTAGCCGGGCCACTGATCAATAAAAATGCGATAAAGGCTGAATATTTAACAGCAAATGCCAAACAGTTGCAGGCAGTTTTTGATTATGAAAAAACCATTTTAAATGGTTATATTGAAGTCGCCAATCAGTTGTCAAAAATTAGTAATCTGCAGAAAAGCTATGATCTGAAGTCGAAACAGGTTGCTGCACTTACGCAGTCGATTGATATTTCGAACGATTTGTTTAAATCTGCCAGAGCCGATTATTTTGAGGTATTGATGACTCAACGCGATGCATTACAATCGAAATTAGAGCTGATCGAAACTAAAAAACAACAGTTAAATGCTGTAGTAGATATTTATCATGCGCTGGGTGGCGGATGGAGATAG